TTGTCATTGAGAGAGTCATTTCCAGGCTTGCTGCAAAGACGACAACAAAGCTTGATGACCTGCTCATCGACAGGACGAAAGGACCGATGACCTTGCTGATTCTTCTCTACGGCCTTTTCCTTGGCCTGCAGCCTTTGCCGATTCATGAAAGATATTTTGAGATTATCATCAGCGCCCTCCATAGCGCCTTGATCCTGCTGCTGTTCTTTATCAGCATCAGGATCCTTGATGCGCTGATCGATGTATGGGGGCAAAGGATTGCGGCAAGGACAAAGAATGTTGTCGATGACGAGCTGTTCAAGATTTTCCACAGGTTTTCCAGGATTTTCATCAGCATCATCGCATTTTTGACAGTGCTGGCCTACTGGGGCGTTGAGATCGGGCCGCTGCTTACGGGATTGGGCATTGGAGGCATAGCAATTGCCTTTGCGCTGCAGAACTCCTTGGGAAACATCTTTGGAGGGATATCCCTCATCATTGACAAAAGCGTCAAGGTGGGGGATGTGATAGAGATTGATGAGACGACAAGCGGCAAAATCATTGACGTTGGGTTGAGGAGCACCAAAATCAGGACCTGGGACAATGAGGTTGTGATTATTCCAAACGGAAAGCTTGCAGATTCAAAGATCAAGAACATGATCCTGCCCGACCCTTCAATCAGGGCCATCGTGAAATTCGGGGTTGAATACGGGTCTGATCCAGAAAAGGTCAAGAAGGTTGTTTTGGGTGTTGTCAAGAAGATTCCGACTGTGCTTGCAGATCCTGCCCCTTCAGTTGAGTTTCTCGAGATGGGGGATTTCAGCCTGAACTTCAGGGCTACCATGTGGGTCAAGGATTACAATGAACGGTGGCATACAAAGCTGAAAGCGACTGAGGACATCTACCTTGCTTTGAACAGGGCGAAGATTGGAATACCGTTCCCGACAAGGACGATTTACATGAAGAAGTGAGGCTACTCCTCCTTTATCGCTCGTTCTAATTTATGCATTATCTCTTCTGCGTGTTTGATATTGTTTTTATCAAATTTTTCCAAAGAAAAGACTCCTTTGAATGCGTCAATGAAATTCTTGTCATCAAGTGTTTTTATGAATTTGGCTATATTTTCCTTAAGCTTATTTGGCTCTCCCCTCTTTGCAAATGTTATCACCCTGCCAGCCTCTACACGATCACATAGCGCCACGGCATCTCTGATGTCGGTCAATCTGCATGAATGGATCTTTGTTGCAATCAATAATTCTTTTACGGGGATTTTTGCAGTAATGCTCTGTTCTATGCCTTTTATTTCTTTTTCAACAGAGTTATTGTTGAACGTGTCGAAGCTCCACGAAGCATTTGTCTGCCTGCATGATACGGAATTTATCAACAGATCGATGCTTACAGGCAGATCTGCTTTCTTAACAAATACCCTGAATTTTCCGTTATATACATTCTGGAGTTCTGTTGATTTGCTTGTTTTGAACTTGTTTTTCTCTAAAATCCCGGCAATTCTGCCTAGCTCTTTCTCTTCGATAACAAGGTCAGCGTCAACTGAGAATCTGTGCTTAAATGCGGATACTGCATACCCTCCAATAAGGATAAATTCGATCTCCTCCTCCCTTACCCTATCGAGCGTATTGAATATCTCGTTCTCTCTATCTATAAACTCTTTTAGCATCACCGAACACCTTTCTCTGCGTATTTAATCCCCGTATCCAGCTTATACATGCTATCCAGCATCTCCAATGCGGGCTCAAAATTATAGATGTATTTTTTTGCGTATTCTACTGTCCTATTTAACGGTATGACAGATACTCCATTAACCTCTTCTTTTTCAATCGCTTTTTTTGCTATTAAGATAAAATAGATTCCCTTCTTTCTTTCAATCCTTGCTGTGCATTTTATTGAAATTCCATCAAAAAAATCGGCCCACTTGCTGATGTCTTCTTTTACGACCTCTATAAATATCGGATAGGCTGTCTTATCCCTTCCAATATTATACCCTCCTTTGGTCCAGATGAAAACCGCGTCAGTTTCTGTGTAGGCATACTCCAATCCTGCCAAATTCGGCAAGGAATAGGCATCTGCCAAGCTTAAAGATTCTTCTAATGCCTTTTTTATGAATCTTGTGAATTCTTTGTAGATGATGTTCTTTTTGTTTATCTTTATCTTCTGGCCTCTCCTCGCTATTATCCCTAATCCAACCAACTTTTCCACCCATTGATGGGTCCAGGCATAGGATGCATTGATCCTTTTGGAGATTGCCCTAATGGAATCGTTGTCTTTTGCGGTGATGATAATCTTTGCCGTGTAGGGATTTATTGCTTCTATCATAGTTATCAGTATAGTGATAACTTATATATAAAGTTTGCGGTTTTTATGGCTCAGTAGAAAGTCAGTCGGCATCAGGCTCGCTTGCGCTTGTATTCGCGTATGCTGACACCCCCGAAGGTGCTAAAAAGAGCTACGCTCTTTTGGAACACCAAAACGCCCGATGGCGTTTTGATTGGGGCAACCCTCCGTCAGCACTGCTTATCTGGGTAAGGAAGCTCGCAGAATTGATGCCGGACTTTCTACTGAGCCGGTTTTTATGGATTGTTGAGGTCTCAGGAGAAGATACGATTCCCGACAAGGACGATTTATATGAAGAAGTGATTCTTATATCCACTAACGCTTCAAAAACACCGGCGAGAAGCGTGAGGGGGCTTCGTCTGCTACGATGGCCTGGAGCGTGGCAGCGTAATCGAGGCGGTGGTTGAGAGTGAGGGCAGGGTCGTACTGCTGGAGCACGAATAGTGACTCTTCGTCAGGAAGAAGAATGACCCCCTCATCGTTAAACTGTACGTGCACTTCGTTTATGCCCAGCCTGGCCTTTTTTTGAAAACCCTTATCTGTTTTGGTGACAGTGATGCCGCAAAGCCTGCGCGTTCCTTCCTCGTTTCCGGGATAGCTGGTATCTGTATAGGCATATAGGGTGGTGATTGTTCTTTCGCGTACCTTCACTTGGAGTTCTTTGCCGCGGCAGATGCTGACCTCAGACCCGTCCTTTTCCATGCTTGTATTTGGATAAAGAGTTGAAAATAACTTTGCTATGCTGACGTTTTCGATAAGATCAGGGTAAGCACTGTCTTTTTGAACATGTTGGAGAGTAGCTATATTCGCAGTATCGAGCCTGTGCCTTAAAGTAGAGGGAACATCGGCGAGAGCATTGGGTAAAGGAGGGCGTTGCTGATAAAACTCAAAGGCTAAGGTTTTAGGAACATATTATACATCATTATTTTGCTGGTCTTCCATCCACAGGACAGGCTTGCCCAGCACCTCTCCCTTGAGCACAGCGTAGAAATCCATGAGGCTGACAGCCTTCTGAAACTCTTCAAATGCGGTATCTCGGGTTATGGCTTTCGCGAGTTTTGTGTTGTGCTTTGTCTCAGGAAAGACTTTTCCAATCTGCGCAACATTGCTGAGCACGAGCAATTGCTCCAAGTCGTCCGCCATAATAGGAAAGAAGTTGCCTGTTTCTTTATAAATCTTTCTTAGTTAACCACTGTAGAGTAGGACAATATGATGCTGATTGGATAAAACATGGCGCCTTAAGAAAACGGAACAGCGATCTTTCTCTCTTCAATGTTCTTTTTTACCTGAGTTAAGAAGTTCTCAACCTTGACCCCAAACTTGACCTTTCCGTTCAGTGTTCGGACAGCTACTGAGTTTGACTCGACCTCTTTCTCTCCTATAGTGAGCATAAGCGGGATTTTCTGGGCTTGGGCCTCCCTGATTTTATAGCCTACTGACTCGTCCCTTGAGTCAAGGTCTACCCTGATGTTCTTCTCTTCGCATTTCTTCTTTACCTCTTCCGCAAAGGGAACAACTTTTTCTGTCACGGTAACGATCTTCACCTGCACTGGAGCAAGCCAGAGCGGGAACTTTCCTGCGAAGTGCTCAATGATGAATGCCATGAAGCGCTCATGGGTTGAGAGCGGAGCCCTGTGGATCACATAGACTTCCTTGTTTTCCCTGCCATCCTTATCCATATACCCCAAGCCAAATTTCTCCTTTGCTGCGAAGTCGAGCTGGATTGTAGAGAGGGTTTCCTCTCTTCCGGTTACTGTCTTGTACTGGATATCCACCTTAGGCCCATAGAATGCCGCCTCATCTGCTGCTTCGGTGAAATTGCAGCTGTTCTTTTTCAGAACATTCCTGAGTATTGACTCTGCCATCTTCCAGTTTTCCTGCCCATCGATATACTTCTCCTTGTTTTCCGGGTTGCCTAACGAGAGCCTGAAATAATAATCTGTGAGGCCAAAGACTGCGTAATAGGATGTAATCATCCGTATCACATTCTCGAACTCTGCTTCGATCTGCTCCTTTGTGCAGTAGATATGCGCATCATTCATGGAGAGCATCCTGACACGGAGCAGTCCTGACAATGTGCCTGAAAGCTCGTTCCTGTAGCAGGTTCCGTATTCTGCAATCCTCAATGGAAGATCCCTATAGCTCCGTGTCTTGTAGCCGAATACCAGATGGTGATGCGGGCAATTCATGGCTTTCAAAAAATACGTTCCGTCATCCAGCTTCATCTCAGGATACATGTTCTCCTGAAAATGAGGGATATGGCCTGACTTCAGGTAAAGCTCCTTCTTTGCGAGATGAGGGGTAGCAACACGGAGATAGCCTGCTTTTGATTCAGTCTCGATTGCAAAATTCTCAATCTCCCTCTTGATGGTCTCTCCCTTTGGAAGCCAGATTGGCAGGCCTTTTCCAACG
Above is a window of Candidatus Nanoarchaeia archaeon DNA encoding:
- a CDS encoding mechanosensitive ion channel family protein; its protein translation is MAALTEILQNPYVTALAIFLGFFIGAKIVHFVIERVISRLAAKTTTKLDDLLIDRTKGPMTLLILLYGLFLGLQPLPIHERYFEIIISALHSALILLLFFISIRILDALIDVWGQRIAARTKNVVDDELFKIFHRFSRIFISIIAFLTVLAYWGVEIGPLLTGLGIGGIAIAFALQNSLGNIFGGISLIIDKSVKVGDVIEIDETTSGKIIDVGLRSTKIRTWDNEVVIIPNGKLADSKIKNMILPDPSIRAIVKFGVEYGSDPEKVKKVVLGVVKKIPTVLADPAPSVEFLEMGDFSLNFRATMWVKDYNERWHTKLKATEDIYLALNRAKIGIPFPTRTIYMKK
- the thrS gene encoding threonine--tRNA ligase, which produces MLTITITLPDSSTRKVAKGAALKEVAASLSSSLTKEAIAAEVNGALVDMPSELQEDCSLRILTWEDKKGQEIFRHSSTHILAQAVTKLFPNALPTIGPVVDEGFYYDFDAEPFSQEDLPKIEAEMQRIIKANYKVERIELTKEKAKELFRHNPYKLELIEDHYKEGLSAYKQGNYIDFCRGPHVPSTGMVKAIKITKTAGAYWKGDQKNKQLQRIYGISFPRKKQMEEYLSSLEEAKQRDHKKIAKELELYTTFELVGKGLPIWLPKGETIKREIENFAIETESKAGYLRVATPHLAKKELYLKSGHIPHFQENMYPEMKLDDGTYFLKAMNCPHHHLVFGYKTRSYRDLPLRIAEYGTCYRNELSGTLSGLLRVRMLSMNDAHIYCTKEQIEAEFENVIRMITSYYAVFGLTDYYFRLSLGNPENKEKYIDGQENWKMAESILRNVLKKNSCNFTEAADEAAFYGPKVDIQYKTVTGREETLSTIQLDFAAKEKFGLGYMDKDGRENKEVYVIHRAPLSTHERFMAFIIEHFAGKFPLWLAPVQVKIVTVTEKVVPFAEEVKKKCEEKNIRVDLDSRDESVGYKIREAQAQKIPLMLTIGEKEVESNSVAVRTLNGKVKFGVKVENFLTQVKKNIEERKIAVPFS